The DNA window GCGCCCCGGAGTACGTGGTGGTCAGCGCGGCGGCGAACACCGCCACGGCGACGAACAGATTCGCGTACGCGGCCAGCCCCGACCCGGTGGCGAGCAGCGCGACCACGTCCGCGGAGCCGGTCCGCAACCACAGGCCGGCGCCGGCGAGCACCCCGAGCAGCGCAGGCCCGATCAGCAGCCCCACGCACCAGGCCAGGTCCCGCCGACGGGCCAGACCGACGCTGAAGTCCGGCGCGCGCAGCGCGAAGACCGCCGCGTACCCGATCAACGCGGCGGCGTCGGCGAGCCCACCGGTGGCGACGCGGACCGGCGCGCCCGGCGGCGGCAGCACGGTCAGGCACCACCCGACCAGCACCACCGCGCTGAGCGTGGTGAGCACCGCGACCCGGTTGCCGAGCCGGGCCGGAGCCCAGGAGACGACGAGGACCGCCACCTCCAGCAACGCCGGCCCGGCCCAGCCCGGAAGGTGCGTCAGCGCGGCCAGCGAGGCGCCACCGAGCCCGACGTTGAACCCGTTCCAGCCGACCATCGACACGGTCAGCACGGCCGCCAGCAGCAGCCGCGAAGTCTTTCCCAGGTACGCGGGCAGCACCGCGGTAAGCGTTCCGCCGTCGCCGAGCGGCCGGCGCAGCCCGATCCGGCCCTGCCCCCAGAGCAACGCGGCCATCAGCACGCCGCCCACCAGCAGCCCGGCCACCGGGACCGCGCCGCCGTGCCTGGCCGCCATCGCCGCGCCGAGTACCAGGGTGGCCGGCGCGGTGCCGATGCCCAGCCAGGCGCCGACCGCCGCGGGCCACCGCCGTTCGGGAGCCTCAGACAACGTGGTGCAGGTAGCCGGCTATCGCGGCGTCCAGCACCTCCGCGCCCGGGCGCGCCCACACCTCGGCGGAGAAGACCTCCACCTCGATCGGGCCGAGGTAGCCGGCCGCGTCCACCGCCTCGCGCAGCCGGCGCAGCTCGATGCAGCCGTCGCCGGGCAGCGCCCGGCCGAGCAGCACCCCCTCCGGCAGCGGGGTCACCCAGTCGCAGACCTGGAAGGCGGCGATCCGCGAGCCGGCCCGCTCGATCTGCGCGTACACAGTGTCGTCCCACCAGACGTGGTACGCGTCCACGACCACGCCCACCACCGCCGGATCGAAGCGCTCGGCGATGTCCAGCGCCTGGCCGAGGGTGGCGATCACGCAGCGGTCGGCGCAGAACATCGGGTGCAGCGGCTCGATGGCCAACCGCACCCCGGCCGCCGTCGCGTGCGGGGCCAACTCGCCGATCGCGTCGGCGACCCGGCGCCGAGCGCCGTCGACGTCCCGGCTGCCCGCCGGCAGCCCGCCGGACACCAGCACCAGCTCGGGTGCGCCTAGGGCGGCGGCCTCCTCGATGGCCCGCAGGTTCTCCGCACGCCAGTCATCGGCCTGGAAGAAGCCGCCCCGGCACAGCGAGGTGACGGTGAGGCCGGCGTCGCGGACCAGCTTCGCCGAGCGGGCCAGCCCGTGCTCGGCCGCCGGCTCCCGCCACAGCCCGATGCCCGGCACGCCGGCCGCCACGCAGCCGGCCACCACCTCGGGCAGCGGCCAGTGCTGGGCGGTGGCCTGGTTGAACGAGAAGCGCTCCAGACTCATTGGCCGACCCCGGCAACGGTGAACAGCGCCCGCGCTCGGGCGGCGGCCAGGTCGGCGTCGGGCAGCAGCCCGGCGGCGTCGGCCAGGGTGAGCAGGGTGGCCAGGTGCGCCGGGGACCGGCCGGACTGCGCGCCGCCGACCATGGTGAAGTGGCTCTGGTGCCCGGCCAGCCAGGCCAGGAACACGATCCCCGTCTTGTAGTGCCAGGTCGGCGCCGCGAACAGGTGCCGGGCCAGCGGCACGGTCGGCCCGAAGATCTCGTCGTACGCGGCCAGGTCGCCCCGGTCCAGGGCGGCCAACGCGGCGGCGGCGGCCGGCGCGATGGCCGCG is part of the Micromonospora cremea genome and encodes:
- a CDS encoding sugar phosphate isomerase/epimerase family protein; translation: MSLERFSFNQATAQHWPLPEVVAGCVAAGVPGIGLWREPAAEHGLARSAKLVRDAGLTVTSLCRGGFFQADDWRAENLRAIEEAAALGAPELVLVSGGLPAGSRDVDGARRRVADAIGELAPHATAAGVRLAIEPLHPMFCADRCVIATLGQALDIAERFDPAVVGVVVDAYHVWWDDTVYAQIERAGSRIAAFQVCDWVTPLPEGVLLGRALPGDGCIELRRLREAVDAAGYLGPIEVEVFSAEVWARPGAEVLDAAIAGYLHHVV